ACATCTTCACCAACTTGAGCACGGCCACCGTGGAAGGGTGGGTTAAATGGCGCAGCCCGCGGACCGTGCCTCTCTACCTTGCGCACTTCTTTGGATTCAACATAACCATGGGCGTTAGACCGGGGAGTCCAGTGAACGCCGATCCGTCTGGCGTTGAGCTCTGGAGCGCTGGAGAAATCCTGGCGACACCCGGAGGAGTCATCGAATTACAGGAATGGCTCCACATCGCGGCTGTGTCTGGACGAGGCGGAATGAAGCTTTATTGCAATGGGGTCCTGGTTGCGGCCAATGACCATAGGAACCCGTTCGACCTCAACCCCGAATTGCTCAATGCGATCGGCTGGTGGCAAAACGCCAGGGCGAATGCGGCGGGCGAAACGACTCTCAACGGACAAGTCGATGAACTCAGGGTGTGGAACCGAGAACGCAGCGAACAGGAAATCCGCGACAACATGTTCAAGAATCTTACCGGCAAGGAAGTCGGCTTGGTCGCGCTCTGGAATTTCAACGATAGGACGGCGAACGATTCGTCCAAGAATGCGTTTCACGGCCAATTCGTCGGCAATGCCAAGGTGGTCGAGGCGGAATTGCCCGCGCCGAAAGCTCCTCTCCAGCCGGAAAAGGCGCTCCAATTGGAAGGCTCAGAAACCGGTGTCGCGCTCCCGGAGAACATTTTTACGAATCTGGCCAGCGCAACCGTTGAAGCCTGGGTTAAGTTCCAGAGCGACGAAGGCGATCAGCGCGTCTTCACCTTCGGCGCTCCTTGGGACAATCTGGGCATCCGACTGCAGGGTGGAAACCGGTTGAACTATTTCCTCGCGCCAAAAGGAACCGTGGCTCAGGTAAATGTTGAGGGACTCGTTGTGTTGCAGAAATGGCATCACATCGCCGCGGTTTCCGGAAAAACGGGTATGAAGCTCTTTTGCGATGGAGTACTTGTGGGGACGAACGAATTCACCGGGAGCTTCAATTCGATTAATGGTCAACCGAATTGGCTTGGACGTGCTAGCGAAGACGGAGAGGGAAGGCGCTTTGATGGACAACTCGACGAGGTTCGAGTCTGGAATCGCGAACGGACGGAGCGGGAGATTCGCGACAGTATGTTCAGGAACCTCACCGGACGGGAGGCCGGCTTAGTCGCTATCTGAAATTTCGATGACGGCACTGCGAACGACGCCTCGACGAACGCCTACCATGGGAAACTCGTTGGAAACGCGAAGATCGTAGAAACGACTCGCCCAACTGCTTCCCCGGGTTCCTCAGCAACCACCGCAAGGGTCATCGCGGGAAAAGTGACCGGTTCAGATGGAAATCCCGTGGGAAGTGCCAGAGTCACGGTAGAACAAGATGGGGTTGTCCGTGCAAACGGCACGACTGACGCCGCAGGCGCGTACCGGATTTTCTTGTTCAACGTCAGCGATTCTTCCTTTGATGTCTCGGCCGTAAGCGGCGAACAGGGCGCCTGGAAGTTGGGCGTCACCGTGCCGCTGGGAACCCAACAAGTTGATTTGGCCCTCCAATCCGCTGTCAGCATCTCTGGATCGACTTTGGCCCTGGACAATTCCCCGCTGCAAAATGTGCTCGTGCAAGTCGTGGAGGCGATCGGTTCGATCAGCCAAAATCCGGCTCGCCGGGACGGACCCGCTCTGCCATCGGACCGTGTCGTGACAGACGCGATCACCGACGACAAAGGCGCGTTCAAGTTTATCAACCTGAAACCCGGATCCTACCGAGTGCGCTGCCACGTTCCCGGCAAACAGATTTGCTACAAGGATGGCGAACTGTTACTGGTGGAGGGACTGCCCTTGGAAAAGGTGGATTTTCGCCTGGCCCCTTTCAAGAAGGGGACGTGGCAGAATTTCTCCTACATCGACGATCTGGCGGGCGATTACGTGAACGACATCTACTGCGCTTCCGACGGTGCCATCTGGTTTGCGACGGATGGCGGTGTGTCGCGCTATGACGGGATGGAGTTTTTCAATCTAACCAAACAGGAGGGGTTGGCCCATGACTGGGTGGATTCCATTGCCGCGAGCCCGGACGGGACGCTGTTGTTTGCCACATCAAAGGGCCTGTCGGCCTGGGATGGCCAGTCCTTCGTGAAATCGAAACTCGTGGAAACCATGGGGAGCCGATATGCCCGGCCGATCTACCGGGATCCCGAAGGACCACTTTGGCTTGGCGATTGGAATGCCGGTGGGTTGTGGCGATACGACGGGAAGGAAGTAACGCCCGTAACCGGGATGACCAACATTGTCACATGCTTTCGCCGCGACTCCAAAGGGAAGATGTGGATTGGCACGCAGCAAGGACTCTTCACCTTCGACGGGACCAACGCCATCCGCCATCCGATTAGCGAAATGCGACTGTCACAGCCTCGGCGGCGACACGGTGATCGACCGAGCATTAGTTCATTGCGCTACGCCTCGATCGGCCGCGTGGGGGAGGATTCGCATGGCACGATTTGGTTCACCACCAGCGGGGCAAGACTCTTCCGGTATGATGGAAAAGAGTGCAGACTGCTCTCGGAAGAGGACGGGTTTCCATCGGGTCCCTATCCCATTTACTGCGATTCCAGAGGTAACTTTTGGTTTGGCAACTGGCCGGGCAGCGATATGGTCCTGACCCGCTTTGACGGAACGTCGTTCGTCAACTACGTCCTCG
Above is a window of Verrucomicrobiota bacterium DNA encoding:
- a CDS encoding LamG domain-containing protein, yielding MKWRATQPPSVQRFFTFGRFNNNIQVGQEPPTCLAFLINNEGTIHSATAEGIIELNTWYHVAAVSGPEGMTLYCNGVLVASNAYTGSLAAIGSSTNRLGRTGFPSVHQDRITFDGQIDEFRVWKTAWTEHQIRENMFNELTGKEPDLVGLWNFERIENGLVKDAGAGGHHGKLLANAKVVEARLPVPTASTRTQRVLDLDGKGSYVALPPHIFTNLSTATVEGWVKWRSPRTVPLYLAHFFGFNITMGVRPGSPVNADPSGVELWSAGEILATPGGVIELQEWLHIAAVSGRGGMKLYCNGVLVAANDHRNPFDLNPELLNAIGWWQNARANAAGETTLNGQVDELRVWNRERSEQEIRDNMFKNLTGKEVGLVALWNFNDRTANDSSKNAFHGQFVGNAKVVEAELPAPKAPLQPEKALQLEGSETGVALPENIFTNLASATVEAWVKFQSDEGDQRVFTFGAPWDNLGIRLQGGNRLNYFLAPKGTVAQVNVEGLVVLQKWHHIAAVSGKTGMKLFCDGVLVGTNEFTGSFNSINGQPNWLGRASEDGEGRRFDGQLDEVRVWNRERTEREIRDSMFRNLTGREAGLVAI